DNA sequence from the Deltaproteobacteria bacterium PRO3 genome:
CTGTCCCTTTATAACGCCCAGGCCCACGAAACGAAGGCCGAACGCTCCCTGGAACGCGTCCAGGAGCTGATCGGCAAACTGCAAGTCGCCTACCTCAAGGCCGAGGAGAAGGACCGCGCCAAGTACCTCGAGGCCCTCCGTTGCCTGGGCGTCGAGCCCTAGTTTTCCCGCCTTTTCCACGAATCCTTCGATTTTAGACCGCCCGCCCGCCGCACCGTATCATCGCCCGGTTTTTACAGGGCTTTTCTCTTGACAGTCGGAGGCCCTTGAGTATGATGCGCGCGCCTGTTAAGAGCTAGGGTGAATCAAGCGTAATTGGTTGATTATATTGAATTGTTTGGGGCGGTGTCCCCGGACGTGAAAGGCTGTGCGACGCAGCAGAACTCTTTGGGAAGGTCTCAATGGCTGGAGAAGCGACGATACCGGGAAGCGAAAGGGTCGCCCCGAAAAAGGGCAAAGACAATCTCTGGACAATAAGAAATTTCCTCGGCTTCGCCGGGTGGGCCGCCTTCGGTGCCTTCATGACGGCCCTGCTGCTTTCCTTCCTCCGCTTCCTTTATCCCCGAGTCCTTTTTGAACCCTCTCCCGTCGTCAAGGTCGGCCGTCCCGAAGAATACCTGATCGGAGAGGTCTCCGAAAAATACAAAGAGAGCAATCGCCTGTGGATGGTGCGCAACGAGGAGGGCATCTACGCCCTCTTGGCCATCTGCACCCACCTGGGCTGCACCCCGCGCTGGCTCGCTACCGAGAAGAAATTCAAGTGCCCTTGCCACGGCTCCGGCTTCAAGATGAACGGCGTCAACTTCGAGGGCCCCGCGCCGCGCCCCCTGGAGCGCGTGAAGATTTCCTTGGATCCCGACGGCATCATCCTCGTCGACAAATCCAAGACGTACCGTTTCGAAAAAGGCGAGTGGGACGCCCCCGATGCCTTCCTGAAACTCTCTTAAGCTTCTTGCGGCCGAGGTCCGCCGGCCTGAATTTTAGGTGACTCCTTATGAAAGACAAAATTCAAGATATCCAAGAGACCATCGTCAAGAGCTCGGTGTGGAAGTCGGTCTTCCGGCACGGCTACGCCGACACCCCCCGCAACCGCATCCTGATGGTCGCCAGCAATGTCTTCCTGCACCTTCATCCGTCCAAGCTGCGCCGCCACGGCCTGACCCTGCGCTATACTTGGTGCGCGGGCGGATTGACCTTCTTCTTCTTCCTAGTCACCGTCGTCACCGGCGTCCTGTTGATGTTCTACTACCGGCCCGTCGCCGAGTACGCCTACAACGACATGAAATACCTTCAATTCGACATCCCCTTCGGGATGGTCACCCGCAACATGCACCGCTGGGCCGCCCACGCCATGGTCATCATGGTCATGCTGCACATGTTCCGCGTCTTCATGACGGGCTCGTACAAGCCGCCCCGCGAGTTTAACTGGGTGGTCGGCGTGCTCCTGCTGACCCTGACCCTGCTGCTCTCCTTCACCGGCTACCTGCTGCCCTGGGACCAGCTCTCCATCTGGGCGGTCACCGTCGGCACCAACATGGCCCGCGCGACGCCGCTGCTCGGCGCCGAGGGACCGATGGCCGAGCAGGTCGCGGCCCTGACCGGCGTGGCGACGCCGCGCTACGACGCGCGCAGCCTGCTGACCGCCGGCACCGTGGTCGGCGCGCCGACCCTGCTGCGCTTTTACGTCTTGCATTGCATCTTCATCCCGATCGTCGCGGCGCTGCTCATGATCGTGCATTTCTGGCGCGTGCGTAAGGACGGGGGCATTTCCGGACCGATGTAAGGCCGGCTTAAAGGATTCCACCATGGCTGATATCAAGGACGCTTCGGAGATCCCCGAAGTCATCGACCCGAAAACCGACAAAGTCCATACCTGGCCCCATCTGGTGAGGGTCGAGTTCATTTGCGGTCTCCTGGCCTTCATGGGCTTGTTGATCTGGTCGCTGGTGCTGGACGCCCCTCTCGAAGAGCCCGCGGATCCGACCAAGACGCCCAACCCCTCCAAGGCCCCCTGGTACTTTTTGGGCCTGCAGGAGATCCTGGTTTATTTCGATCCTTGGATGGCCGGCGTCGTTCTGCCTTCATTGATCATCGTCGGTCTGATGGTGATCCCCTACATCGACATCAACCCGAAGGGTAACGGTTACTATACCTGGAAAGAGCGCAAGTTCGCCGTCGCTAATTTCTGCTTCGGCTTCCTGATCCTCTGGGTGGCCTTGATCATCGTCGGTGTCTTCCTGCGCGGCCCGGGTTGGAACTTCTTCGCCCCCTGGCAGGAGTGGGATTCGCACAAGGTCGTCGCCCTCACCAATATCGACCTCAATATTTTGATCGCCGACCTGACGGGCCTGGACATCCTGCGCAATCCGGTGGTCGCCGCGATCTTCGGGATGGGCCTGGTGGGCGCCTACTACGCGATCATTCCGATTTATTGGAAATTGAAGGTGAAGAAGTCCAAGATTCTCCAGGAATTGGGGCCGGTCCGCTACGGGATCACGGCCTTCCTGTTTCTGACGATGATGGCCCTGCCGATCAAGATGATCCTGCGCTGGACCCTCAACATCAAATACATCGTCCAACTTCCCTGGATTAACTTGAATATTTAGGAGCCGGTATGGCGCTTGCGGGCCGAGAGAGATCGTATAGTTTTGTCTGGTTCTTGCTGGGAGGGGCCCTGATGGTCTTGACGGCCTGGTACGTCTACGACGAGGCCATCGGACGCCGCACCTGGAAGCAATATGCCGCCGAATGGACCCGGCTCGAGACCAAGCGCATCGAAGAAGAGATCGCCAAGGAGATGAAGGGCATCGACCCGAAGAAGCTCAAGCAGATCGAGCTGGAAAGGGAGAAGGCCCAGCAGGCCCTGGAAAGCCAAGAGTTCGCGGACCTGCAAGAAGAGCTCAAGCGCAAGCAGATCGAACTGGACGTCGCCAACCAGGACCTACAATTCGCCAAGGCCGACCACGACGAGCTCTTCTACCAGTGGAAGCACGCCCAGCACGAGGGGCAGGATTTTTCCGGATACAAGAAGCGCTACGACGAGCTGGACGCCAAAATCAAGAAGCTGAACGAAGTCCAGATCCAGAAAGAAGAGGCCTTCCTCGCCGTCCAAGAGAAGATCAACCAATTCAAAAACAAGCTCAAGGATCTCGACGCCCAAAAGGCGGCGCTCACCAAGAAGGTCGACGCCCTGCAGAAGCAGTTGAAGGGCGTCCAGGATCGCGGCGCCCCGATCGAGCAGTACGTGTTGGACGATCTCGGCAAGGCCGGCCCGGTCAATTGGGGCACCGTCGACCGCTGCACCAGCTGCCACATTCCGGTCCTCAAGCCCGGTTACGAGAAGCTTAAAGAGCCCTTCCGGACGCATTCCAACTTAAATGAGATCTTCAACAACCACCCCGTCGAAGATTACGGCTGCGTCACCTGCCACGGCGGGCAGGGGCGAGCTACGCAGATCAAGCATAAGCCGATGGAAAAGGGGGACTACCCCCACGGCTTCGAGCACCACTGGAAAACGCCCTTGCTGCGCGGGGACTTCGTCCAGTCCAGCTGCAACAAGTGCCATGTCCAGCAGCTGAACCTCGACTTGGCGCCGGTCTACACCCAGGGCAAGCAGCTCTTCCTCGAATACGGCTGCATCAACTGCCACACCGTGAAGGGTCTCGAGTGGGCTCCGAAGTCGGGACCCGACCTCGGCAAAATCAAGGATAAGGTTTACCCTGAGTGGTTTCTGGGCTGGGTGAAAAAGCCTACCGACTACCTGCCGCACACCAAGATGCCTCAGGTTCCGTGGAAGAACGAGCAGGACCCCGTCAAGGCCCTGGCCTACATCCTCGACAAGAGCGAGCCCTTCAATTGGAAATACGGCAAGTTCCCGGGCGGCGACGCCGCCAAGGGCAAAGAGCTTTTCAACACGGTCGGCTGCTTCGCCTGCCATAACGTCGAGGGGCAGGGCGGCGGCTCCGGTCCGGCCCTGGATCGCATCGCCGAAAAGACCACCGGCGACTGGATCTTCAACTGGATCCAAGACCCCAAGAACTGGTCGAAGGAACACCGCATGCCCAGCCTGCGCTTGACGCAAGGCGAGGCGCAGGACATCACCGCCTACTTGGTCTCCAAGGGCAAGAAACCGGACGAGGACGCCCAGCTGCGCATGGCCCTGGCCGACCCCGAAAATATCAAGGCCGGCTTCAACGTGATCAATACCTATGGCTGCTATGCCTGTCATACGATCAAGGGCTTCGAGAAGGCCTCCAATCCTTCCGTCGAGCTGACCAATTTCGCCCGCAAGGACGTCAGCGAGCTGGCCTTCGGGGACGCCAAGATCCCCGAGACCTGGGAGGCCTGGACCGACGGCAAGCTGAAAAATCCCCAGATGTACGTCGACGAGCGCTCGGACAGCTTCATGCCCAAGCCGAACATCAACGACGAGCAGCGCCACGCCTTGTTGGTCTTCCTGAAGGGGCAGGCCCCCGAGGTACTGCCCAGCAAGTACATCGCCTACGACCCCGAGATCGAGAGGGGCCGCCGCCTCGTTGAAAAATACAACTGCAAGGCCTGCCACGTGATCGAGGGCCAGGGGCAGGAAGTGGCCCAGTGGATCAAGGAGCCGAACTTCCTACCGCCCAATCTGGCCTCCACCGGGGCAAGGTTGCAGACCGACTGGATGCACGGCTTCCTGCGCAATCCGGGCGATTATCCCAAGGTCCGTCCCTGGCTGGACATTAGGATGCCGACCTTCCAGCTCTCCGAGGCCGAGCTGGAAGACCTGATCCGCTACTTCAAGAAGTACGACAAGGTCGCTGGCCTTTTCGAGGTCGTGGATCTCAAGGTCACCCCAGAGGAGGTCTCCGCCGCTCAAAAGTTGATGGGTCCGGAAAACTTCAACTGCTACAGCTGCCACATCGTGGGCAACAAGTTCCCTGAGGGCGGGCCCACCGTTTGGGCGCCCAACCTTGAATACGTCCACGCGCGGATCCGCCCGCAATGGCTCAACAAGTGGATTCGCAATCCCGCGGACCTGGTGCCGGGCACCCGGATGCCGGGGTACTACCCCGAGCCGAACAGCGGGCCCAAGGACGTCCTGGGCGGCGACGACGAGAAGCAAATCGATGCACTCGTCCACTACCTGATGACGCTGGGCAAAAAGAACGGGATTATTCAGGGCGAGACCGCCGCGCCGACGACGCCGGAGACGCAGCCCGCCGCGCAGGGCGAGAAGAAGCCCGCAGCGGCCGCGGACAAGCAGGCTCAGCTCTAAACTTGACTCGCCGAGTCAAGTTTTATAGAGCCCTGGGAGCCCATGTAGCAACAGCGCTTATTTGTGTTGACCTAATATTCTGAAAAATAAGGAGATAGGAGATGCTGAACAAAAAGTTTACGGCCCTCGCGAGCGCGCTCGCCCTGGCCTTGACGATTTCCGCCTGCGGCAAGAAGCCGGGCAGCACCACCACCGATACCGCGGCCCCCGCCGCGGACAAGAAAGAAGCGGCCGCTCCCGCGGCGCCGGCGGCCCCCGCGGCCGGCAGCGGCAGCATCAAGGGCAAGGTCAGCTTCACCGGCACCGCCCCCGAGATGCCCGAGCTGAAGCGCGAGGCCGATCCCTTCTGCGCCAAGACCAAGATGAAGGACGAAGAAGTCGTCGTCAACGCCAACGGCACGCTGAAGAACGTCGCGCTGGTTGTTCAGGGCGCCGCGGCTTCGACTCCCGAGGCCTCCGTCGTCTCGGAGATCGACCAAGTCAACTGCATGTACACCCCGCGCGTGGTCACGGCGGCCTTTGGGCAGAACGTCAAGATCGTAAACAGCGATCCTATTCTGCACAACGTCCACACCTATGCCGACACCAAGACCCTGTTCAACCGCGCCCAACCCAAGGGTTCGCCTCCCATGGACAAGACCTTCAGCAAGGATGACGGCTCGGTGATCAAGTTCAAGTGCGACGTCCATCCCTGGATGACCGGCTGGCTGGTCCTTAACGACAACGCCCTCGGCGCCGTCACCGGCGATTCCGGCGAGTTCGAAATCAAGGGCGTCCCCGCCGGCACCTACAAGATCCAGGCCTGGCACGAGAAATACGGCCCTAAGACCGTCGATGTGACCGTCGAGGCCGACAAGACCGCCGAGGCCAACTTCAGCTACGACGGCACCGAGAAGGCGGCCTATGACTTCAAGGAGGTCCATATCTCCTTGAACCACCCGGGCCACCAACACTAAGCCCAGGGCTTCGTTTTGAAATTCCAGCCCTCCGCGCAAGCGGGGGGCTTTTTTTTGCGCGGAGCTTGCCTTGACCCTGGGGGCGGCTTTTTGCTAACCAAGGCGCCATGCACGATTCTCGGCATGCCTCGCCATCCCTTCGATATCTCGCACTTTTCACCGCGCTTTTGACCTGGTTTTTGATCCTCATCGGGGGGATCGTGCACGGGACGGGATCTTCCCTGGCCTGCCCCGATTGGCCCACCTGCTACGGATCCTTCTTTCCGGAAATGAAGGGCGGGATCTTCTTCGAGCACTCCCACCGCCTTGTCGCCGCCCTGACGGGACTGTTGACCGTGATCCTGTGCATTCTGCTGTTGCGGCAAGGGAAGGGGGCTCTGAAGAAGGCGGGCGTCGCGGCGGCGGCCCTGGTGATTTTCCAGGGCATCCTCGGCGGCATCACCGTGATCTACCGCTTGCCCACCGCGGTCTCCACGGCCCACCTCGCCACCTCGATGATCTTTCTCTGCCTGGTCTCCGGCATCGCCTTCGCGTGTTTTCCGCTGCGATTTCCGGTCTCCTGCGAGTCCCTGCGCGGCTTGAAGGCCTGGCTGCTTCCGACCTTGATCCTGGTTTACCTTCAAATTGTGTTGGGCGCCTTGGTACGGCACACGGGCGCCGGGCTCGCCTGTCTCGACATCCCCCTTTGCCGGGGCAGTCTCTGGCCGGAGGGCGCGCCGCCGATCCTTCAGGTGCACATGCTGCATCGCCTGGCGGGCGCCTTGGTCGGCCTCGTCGTGCTCGCGACTTCCTGGCGCGCCTATCGCGCGAGCGAGGGATTTCCCGCGCTGCGCTTTATGGCCGTCGCCGCGCCGTTCTTGGTTCTGTTACAGATCGGCCTCGGCCTCTGGAGCGTGCATTCCGCCCTGGGGCTGTTTCCCGTGACGGCGCATCTCGGCGTCGGGGCCCTGCTCTTGGTGGTTTTCTTCCTGATGAACCTCGGCGTGATCCTGGCCCGGCGCGGGACCGCGGGAGGGGAGGCGAGGGGGGCCGTTGCGGAGGGCCTTCGTCCCTCCACGGTATAGGAACCGGCATGAAGGCCCAGGCCCAGCTCTCCACCCATACCCTGGTCGACGTCGTGACCCTGGTGAAGCCGCGGATCACGCTGCTCACGATCATCACGGCCGCGGCCGGCATCCACCTGGCGCCTGGTTCGGCCGACTGGAGCTTGATCCTGGTGGCCTGCGCCGGCATCGCGCTATTGGTCGGGGGGGCGAACGCCCTCAACATGTTCCTCGAGCGCGACACCGATCTCTTGATGAAGCGCACGCAGAACCGCCCGCTGCCGGGAAAGCGGCTCAGCCCCGATTTCGTCCTGGGCTTCGGGAGCCTGCTGATCGGCGTCTCGATTCCCCTGCTCACCTATTACGTCAATCCGCTGACCGGCGCCTTGGGCGCGCTTTCCTTGGTCAGCTACGTCCTGTTCTACACGCCGCTCAAGCGCAAGTCCGCGACGGCGCTCTGGGTGGGGGCGGTGCCCGGCGCGATGCCGCCCCTGCTGGGCTGGACGGCGGTGACCGGGTCGATCGGCCTGCCGGCGCTGGTGCTGTTTGCGATCATCTTCTTTTGGCAGATCCCGCATTTTCTGGCGATCGGCCTGTTCCGCAAGGAGGAGTACGCCCGCGCGGGGATCCGCATCTACACCCTCGAGGCGAGCGACCGCGACATCCTCTTCCAGATCGTCATGAACACCGTGGCCCTGTTCGCGGTCAGCCTGCTCTTGATCCCGCTGCACGTCACGGGAACGCCCTATTTGATCGCCGCGCTGGTCTTGGGCGGCGCCTTCCTCGGCTATGCGCTGTTGGGCTTTCGCAACGGTTTGAACGAGGAATGGGCGCGCCGCCTCTTCCTGATCTCACTGGTCTATCTCACCGCCCTCTTCACCGTCCTGTTCTTCGATGGAGGATCCTCATGAAGCCGCGTTGGATGTTTTTGCTCTTCGCCCTCGCTCTGGGCGCCTGCCAGCGTCCGGAGCTGCCGGTCTTGGGGAATATCCCCGAATTCCGACTCACGACCCAGGACGATAAGCCCTTCGGCCACGAGGACATGAAGGGCAAGGTCTGGGTTGCCAATTTCATCTTCACCTCCTGCGGCGGGGCCTGCCCGATGATGACCGAGCGGATGAAGAAAAACATCCAGGCGCCCTTGCTCGAAATGGCCGCCGGAAATCCGGATTTTTCCGCACGGATCGTCTCCTTCAGCGTCGATCCGGAACGGGACAAGCCGCAGGTCCTGGCCGACTACGCCAAGACCCACGGCGCCGACCTGCGCTACTGGACCTTCCTCACCGGGCCGCTTCAGGACGTGACGAAGACCGTGGTCGAGGGCTTCAAGATCAGCATGGGTAAGGTCCCGGCGGCGACGCCCCGGGCCCAAGGGGGAGCTGACGACGAGATCTGGGAGATCGTCCACGGGGAGCAGTTTTTATTGATCGACGCGCAGGGCCGGATCCGCGGCTTCTACTCCTCCGAGGGTCAGGGCCTGCGCAAACTATTGGCCGACCTGCGCGGCCTGCTGAAAGGAAAGACCTCATGAGTTGGGGAGATCGCCTGGCCGCCTTGAACGCCACGCTCAACGCGACCGCCGCTGTCTTGCTCTTTTTGGGATGTAGGGCGGTCCGCGCCGGCAAGGTGGCCCGCCACCGCGCCTTTATGGCATCGGCCTTCCTGGTGTCGGCCCTGTTTCTCGTTTCCTACTTGACCCGCTTCTACCTGACGGGGACCCACCGTTATCCGGGTACCGGGGCGATGCGGACTATTTACTTGAGCGTCCTGCTCACCCATACCGTGTTGGCTGCGGCCGTGCCCTTTTTGGCGATCCGCACCATCTACCTGGCCCTCAAGGACCGCGTCGCCGCCCATCGGAAGATCGCCAGGATCACCTAGCCGCTCTGGATGTACGTCTCGGTGACGGGCGTCCTGATCTACTTTATGCTCTACCACTGGGCCTGATTCGATATGGCCCGTGTTTCCCATGGACGATCTGAGGGGTTAAAATATTGAGCCGTCCGCGGCGGGGAATCTGCAATGTTAAGGATTACAAGACCTCGGCCGGCAGCGGCTCGCGGGCGGATTGCTTCGCGTCCCGCACCGGGATGTTGAGGCTGAGCAGGAAGACCGCGCCCAAGAGCCCGCAGGCCAGGAAGAAGGGGAAGGCCGGGTTGCGGTCGTAGAGGACGCCGGCCAAGACCGGCCCGGCGACGCGTGCCAGCGAGGCGCTGGCCTGGAAGGTGCCCATCACCGAACCGTGCAGGCTATCGTCGCCGCCGCGCGAGACGAGGCTCATCAGCGAGGGCTGACTGATGCCGCGGCCCACCGACGAGACCGCCAGCGGGATCAACAGCAGGGCCACGCTGGGGCTTTCGGGAATCAGGACGAAGGCCGCGGAGAGACAGACGCTTCCGACCGTCAGCAGCCGTTTTTCCCCGAAGCGCATCACCAGCCGTTTGATCAGGCCGCCTTGGATGGCCACCATGATGAGCGCCATCAATGCCAGGATGTAGGCGACGTGCTGCGCGTCGTAGCGGAAGCGGTCGGCCATGAAGAAGGCGAAGATCGACTCGAGCTGGTTGACGCCCAAGGTGAAGAGGAAGTTGATCGCACAGAGCCGCTG
Encoded proteins:
- a CDS encoding ubiquinol-cytochrome c reductase iron-sulfur subunit; translation: MAGEATIPGSERVAPKKGKDNLWTIRNFLGFAGWAAFGAFMTALLLSFLRFLYPRVLFEPSPVVKVGRPEEYLIGEVSEKYKESNRLWMVRNEEGIYALLAICTHLGCTPRWLATEKKFKCPCHGSGFKMNGVNFEGPAPRPLERVKISLDPDGIILVDKSKTYRFEKGEWDAPDAFLKLS
- a CDS encoding DUF4405 domain-containing protein → MKDKIQDIQETIVKSSVWKSVFRHGYADTPRNRILMVASNVFLHLHPSKLRRHGLTLRYTWCAGGLTFFFFLVTVVTGVLLMFYYRPVAEYAYNDMKYLQFDIPFGMVTRNMHRWAAHAMVIMVMLHMFRVFMTGSYKPPREFNWVVGVLLLTLTLLLSFTGYLLPWDQLSIWAVTVGTNMARATPLLGAEGPMAEQVAALTGVATPRYDARSLLTAGTVVGAPTLLRFYVLHCIFIPIVAALLMIVHFWRVRKDGGISGPM
- a CDS encoding cytochrome C translates to MADIKDASEIPEVIDPKTDKVHTWPHLVRVEFICGLLAFMGLLIWSLVLDAPLEEPADPTKTPNPSKAPWYFLGLQEILVYFDPWMAGVVLPSLIIVGLMVIPYIDINPKGNGYYTWKERKFAVANFCFGFLILWVALIIVGVFLRGPGWNFFAPWQEWDSHKVVALTNIDLNILIADLTGLDILRNPVVAAIFGMGLVGAYYAIIPIYWKLKVKKSKILQELGPVRYGITAFLFLTMMALPIKMILRWTLNIKYIVQLPWINLNI
- a CDS encoding c-type cytochrome; translation: MALAGRERSYSFVWFLLGGALMVLTAWYVYDEAIGRRTWKQYAAEWTRLETKRIEEEIAKEMKGIDPKKLKQIELEREKAQQALESQEFADLQEELKRKQIELDVANQDLQFAKADHDELFYQWKHAQHEGQDFSGYKKRYDELDAKIKKLNEVQIQKEEAFLAVQEKINQFKNKLKDLDAQKAALTKKVDALQKQLKGVQDRGAPIEQYVLDDLGKAGPVNWGTVDRCTSCHIPVLKPGYEKLKEPFRTHSNLNEIFNNHPVEDYGCVTCHGGQGRATQIKHKPMEKGDYPHGFEHHWKTPLLRGDFVQSSCNKCHVQQLNLDLAPVYTQGKQLFLEYGCINCHTVKGLEWAPKSGPDLGKIKDKVYPEWFLGWVKKPTDYLPHTKMPQVPWKNEQDPVKALAYILDKSEPFNWKYGKFPGGDAAKGKELFNTVGCFACHNVEGQGGGSGPALDRIAEKTTGDWIFNWIQDPKNWSKEHRMPSLRLTQGEAQDITAYLVSKGKKPDEDAQLRMALADPENIKAGFNVINTYGCYACHTIKGFEKASNPSVELTNFARKDVSELAFGDAKIPETWEAWTDGKLKNPQMYVDERSDSFMPKPNINDEQRHALLVFLKGQAPEVLPSKYIAYDPEIERGRRLVEKYNCKACHVIEGQGQEVAQWIKEPNFLPPNLASTGARLQTDWMHGFLRNPGDYPKVRPWLDIRMPTFQLSEAELEDLIRYFKKYDKVAGLFEVVDLKVTPEEVSAAQKLMGPENFNCYSCHIVGNKFPEGGPTVWAPNLEYVHARIRPQWLNKWIRNPADLVPGTRMPGYYPEPNSGPKDVLGGDDEKQIDALVHYLMTLGKKNGIIQGETAAPTTPETQPAAQGEKKPAAAADKQAQL
- a CDS encoding TonB-dependent receptor — its product is MLNKKFTALASALALALTISACGKKPGSTTTDTAAPAADKKEAAAPAAPAAPAAGSGSIKGKVSFTGTAPEMPELKREADPFCAKTKMKDEEVVVNANGTLKNVALVVQGAAASTPEASVVSEIDQVNCMYTPRVVTAAFGQNVKIVNSDPILHNVHTYADTKTLFNRAQPKGSPPMDKTFSKDDGSVIKFKCDVHPWMTGWLVLNDNALGAVTGDSGEFEIKGVPAGTYKIQAWHEKYGPKTVDVTVEADKTAEANFSYDGTEKAAYDFKEVHISLNHPGHQH
- a CDS encoding heme A synthase; the encoded protein is MHDSRHASPSLRYLALFTALLTWFLILIGGIVHGTGSSLACPDWPTCYGSFFPEMKGGIFFEHSHRLVAALTGLLTVILCILLLRQGKGALKKAGVAAAALVIFQGILGGITVIYRLPTAVSTAHLATSMIFLCLVSGIAFACFPLRFPVSCESLRGLKAWLLPTLILVYLQIVLGALVRHTGAGLACLDIPLCRGSLWPEGAPPILQVHMLHRLAGALVGLVVLATSWRAYRASEGFPALRFMAVAAPFLVLLQIGLGLWSVHSALGLFPVTAHLGVGALLLVVFFLMNLGVILARRGTAGGEARGAVAEGLRPSTV
- the cyoE gene encoding protoheme IX farnesyltransferase, yielding MKAQAQLSTHTLVDVVTLVKPRITLLTIITAAAGIHLAPGSADWSLILVACAGIALLVGGANALNMFLERDTDLLMKRTQNRPLPGKRLSPDFVLGFGSLLIGVSIPLLTYYVNPLTGALGALSLVSYVLFYTPLKRKSATALWVGAVPGAMPPLLGWTAVTGSIGLPALVLFAIIFFWQIPHFLAIGLFRKEEYARAGIRIYTLEASDRDILFQIVMNTVALFAVSLLLIPLHVTGTPYLIAALVLGGAFLGYALLGFRNGLNEEWARRLFLISLVYLTALFTVLFFDGGSS
- a CDS encoding SCO family protein → MGAPPLPDLTGLSHRPLHRPVLRWRILMKPRWMFLLFALALGACQRPELPVLGNIPEFRLTTQDDKPFGHEDMKGKVWVANFIFTSCGGACPMMTERMKKNIQAPLLEMAAGNPDFSARIVSFSVDPERDKPQVLADYAKTHGADLRYWTFLTGPLQDVTKTVVEGFKISMGKVPAATPRAQGGADDEIWEIVHGEQFLLIDAQGRIRGFYSSEGQGLRKLLADLRGLLKGKTS